A section of the Malania oleifera isolate guangnan ecotype guangnan chromosome 2, ASM2987363v1, whole genome shotgun sequence genome encodes:
- the LOC131149371 gene encoding serine carboxypeptidase 1-like — protein MASLAVFQRLLVSLCLLYIAFSTYADNQGDNLHRLIMSRWSTNPPLAVSWAKLDATEEHLPMFVEPQDGLMEANKIDKLPGQPHGVDFRQFSGYVKVDPEAGKELFYYFVESPKNSSTNPLVLWLNGGPGCSSFGYGAMMELGPFRVNSDNKTLIRNKYSWNNVANVLFLESPAGVGFSYSNTTSNYNQTGDTSTAKDAYTFLINWLERFPQYKTRGFFIVGESYAGHYVPQLAHTILLNNKNKNKTIINLKGIAIGNAWIDDATNIMGLFDYLWTHAMNSDETNKGVHSHCYSVNGTSTPQCESFLVKAILETGDIDLYNIYAPICLNPSHKNGSTGSVHNFDPCSEHYINSYLNNPEVQTALHANPTTWRACRNFNWTDSPSTILPIIKDLMKSGIRLWIYSGDIDGRVPITSSRYSINSLKLPVLSAWRPWYTNNEVGGYVVQYKGMTLATVRGAGHTVPTYQPERALIMISSFLQGYLPPSSP, from the exons ATGGCTAGCCTTGCAGTTTTCCAGCGTTTGTTAGTCTCTCTGTGCCTTCTGTACATCGCCTTCAGTACTTATGCTGATAATCAGGGTGACAACCTTCACAGATTGATCATGTCAAGGTGGTCAACAAACCCGCCTCTTGCGGTTTCTTGGGCGAAGCTAGATGCAACAGAGGAGCATTTGCCCATGTTTGTCGAACCGCAAGATGGGTTGATGGAAGCCAATAAGATTGATAAATTGCCGGGGCAACCACATGGGGTGGATTTTCGCCAATTCTCTGGCTATGTCAAAGTTGATCCAGAGGCTGGAAAAGAACTCTTCTATTATTTTGTTGAGTCCCCAAAGAACTCTTCCACTAATCCTTTGGTCCTTTGGCTCAATGGAG GACCAGGATGTTCTTCTTTCGGTTATGGAGCCATGATGGAACTAGGACCTTTCAGAGTCAACAGCGACAACAAAACACTTATCAGAAACAAATATTCATGGAACAATG TGGCCAATGTGCTCTTCTTGGAATCTCCGGCTGGTGTGGGATTTTCATACTCAAACACAACCTCTAATTACAACCAAACGGGCGATACAAGCACTGCAAAAGATGCCTATACTTTTCTCATCAACTGGCTGGAGAGGTTCCCACAATACAAAACCCGAGGCTTCTTCATAGTGGGGGAGAGCTATGCCGGTCACTATGTGCCTCAGCTTGCACACACCATTCTTCTCAACAACAAGAACAAAAACAAAAccatcatcaacctcaaaggcaTAGCT ATAGGGAATGCGTGGATTGACGATGCTACAAATATTATGGGGCTATTTGATTATTTATGGACTCATGCCATGAACTCTGATGAAACCAACAAAGGCGTCCATTCTCATTGTTACTCTGTAAATGGAACTTCCACTCCCCAGTGTGAGTCGTTTCTGGTAAAAGCCATACTTGAAACTGGCGATATTGATTTATACAACATTTATGCCCCAATCTGCCTCAACCCTTCACACAAAAATGGATCAACGGGTTCT GTTCACAATTTCGATCCCTGCTCGGAGCACTACATCAACTCATATTTGAATAACCCAGAGGTTCAAACAGCTCTGCATGCGAATCCAACGACTTGGAGGGCTTGTAG AAATTTTAACTGGACTGACAGCCCAAGTACCATCCTACCCATCATCAAGGATCTAATGAAAAGTGGCATAAGGTTATGGATATACAG TGGGGATATAGATGGTCGGGTGCCGATTACTTCATCCAGGTACTCCATAAACAGCCTCAAGCTCCCTGTCCTCTCTGCTTGGCGTCCATGGTACACCAACAATGAG GTGGGAGGATATGTGGTGCAATACAAAGGAATGACATTGGCTACGGTAAGAGGAGCTGGACACACTGTTCCAACCTACCAACCAGAGAGAGCATTGATCATGATCTCATCATTCCTTCAAGGATATCTTCCTCCTTCCTCTCCATGA